The following coding sequences lie in one Changpingibacter yushuensis genomic window:
- a CDS encoding heme/hemin ABC transporter substrate-binding protein, protein MKKRFFAVVVTASLLLGGCGASNSESDASAAGLPTTAAATPEATQTSEAVELPDPHTMTGLTEAASLPDPQPLDDDYPQKLPAAVTDAEGRSVTVTDTSRVLALDLYGTLSRTVISLGYGENLVGRTVSSTEEQLADLPVVTENGHSLNAEAVLSLNPTLIIADRSIGPTEAIEQLRSAGIPVVIVDSERSIDTNTELIEQIANSLGVPEAGAALAERTEQETQAALDQIAQWTPEVPLAAAFLYVRGTASVFFILGADEGADALITSLGATDVATANGITTTTPANAESLVALNPEVILTMTEGLASADGLDAFLARPGVSQTRAGQNSRVVAIPDGIALSFGPQTGDILLSIARAIYGVEDPR, encoded by the coding sequence ATGAAGAAGCGATTCTTCGCAGTCGTAGTAACCGCAAGCCTGCTGTTGGGGGGTTGCGGTGCTTCCAATTCTGAGAGTGATGCTAGCGCAGCTGGTCTGCCCACAACCGCGGCGGCAACGCCTGAGGCCACACAGACCTCAGAGGCAGTAGAACTTCCAGACCCGCACACCATGACGGGTTTGACAGAGGCGGCCAGTCTGCCTGATCCGCAGCCTTTGGACGATGATTACCCGCAGAAGCTGCCTGCGGCGGTAACGGACGCCGAGGGTCGATCAGTCACTGTTACTGATACTTCTAGGGTCCTCGCCCTTGACCTCTATGGCACGCTCTCTCGCACGGTCATCTCGCTCGGATACGGTGAGAACCTCGTCGGCAGAACAGTATCTTCCACCGAAGAACAACTAGCCGATCTGCCGGTGGTTACCGAAAACGGGCATTCGCTCAATGCAGAAGCGGTTCTTTCTCTGAACCCCACTCTGATCATTGCCGATCGCTCGATCGGCCCGACGGAGGCCATTGAGCAGCTTCGTTCCGCAGGTATTCCCGTGGTGATCGTGGATTCTGAGCGTTCCATCGATACGAATACCGAACTCATCGAGCAGATCGCAAACTCCCTCGGTGTGCCGGAGGCAGGGGCCGCCCTTGCCGAACGAACCGAACAAGAAACCCAAGCTGCTCTGGACCAGATCGCCCAATGGACGCCGGAAGTGCCCCTTGCGGCAGCATTCCTCTATGTCCGCGGCACCGCGAGTGTGTTCTTTATTCTGGGCGCTGACGAAGGCGCTGACGCTCTTATCACTTCCTTGGGCGCTACCGACGTCGCCACCGCCAACGGAATCACCACCACTACGCCTGCTAACGCGGAGTCTCTTGTGGCGTTGAATCCTGAAGTTATCCTCACCATGACTGAGGGCTTGGCATCGGCTGACGGCTTGGATGCATTTCTTGCGCGCCCCGGAGTGAGCCAGACAAGAGCTGGGCAGAACTCGCGTGTGGTGGCCATACCTGATGGCATAGCTCTCTCCTTTGGCCCCCAAACGGGCGATATCCTGCTCTCCATCGCGCGGGCTATCTACGGTGTGGAGGACCCGCGATGA
- a CDS encoding HtaA domain-containing protein has translation MSSSLKDRLIAGIAGLSVLVGGLAVAGAASADGPQTKASATETLDGSLSWGIKQTFRNYFWGPYADGATTASGGASVTANDSSGLFTYSLAEGQSFDAANPSDLTFEGSVNLTAHAGALNFTLSDPVLDITGTTGVLKLTVTTDPAGGTPTNYGQISFATIANITVTGDELTPTITATGLALTAEAVPILQSYSAGTVLDDLTVSLTKTVTTVDPDPTASATTPTDDPTATQSPYASATPSTPTTSTSPTASAQTYDKGALNWGIKSTFISYVSRFGTVTAGDGATGTFSFPLASGQDIDLDDLTSLAFTGNVHLSAHDGVLDITLSNLSVVQEEGKWVLKATASSRSMGTGEMVEYGEIVIAELDGINVAVDDDVATITFASAVLSEAAVPVFGSYAAGTEMDLPAITLTAATAPTTEPTEGPTTSAPTTAPTTSAPTTPGNTASATPAPSASSSATDVKECTVDTAQTRVTSGSFSWGIKSSFTTYIRSSIANGGWTLSGATWNGSNFGFSASGGLYNTSTRTGTLYYTGSVHFTGHDGVLDLTMSNPTLKISGNSATLSMIVKGSDMAGTVTNYGTVAIANVTLSNVSVSDSKLSYSSSSVALTSTGAKAMAGFYSEGEAMDLLSGSASLTPNSQCDPETGELSVYDAYGNLAYTGTNTAGVALAGLLMIGLGATALVVRRRGAKA, from the coding sequence ATGTCGTCATCGCTGAAGGACAGGCTCATTGCGGGCATCGCTGGCCTGTCAGTGCTCGTTGGTGGATTGGCAGTAGCTGGTGCTGCATCGGCTGATGGGCCGCAGACCAAGGCATCTGCCACAGAGACACTCGATGGGTCACTTAGTTGGGGTATCAAGCAGACGTTCCGCAACTATTTCTGGGGACCTTATGCAGATGGTGCTACCACCGCATCTGGTGGTGCCAGCGTAACCGCGAATGATTCTTCTGGGCTCTTCACTTATTCGCTGGCTGAGGGTCAATCGTTTGACGCAGCTAATCCTAGCGATCTGACTTTTGAGGGCTCAGTCAACCTCACCGCCCACGCGGGCGCATTGAACTTCACCCTCTCTGACCCAGTCCTAGACATCACTGGCACAACAGGTGTACTCAAGTTGACGGTTACAACGGATCCGGCGGGCGGAACGCCCACCAATTATGGCCAGATCAGCTTCGCCACTATTGCCAACATAACTGTTACTGGCGATGAGCTGACTCCTACCATTACCGCCACGGGTCTTGCGCTCACAGCAGAGGCGGTCCCCATCCTGCAGAGCTACAGCGCAGGCACGGTACTTGATGATCTGACCGTATCCCTCACAAAGACGGTCACCACTGTGGATCCAGATCCAACCGCATCGGCCACTACCCCCACGGATGATCCGACGGCCACGCAGTCCCCGTACGCTTCTGCAACACCGTCTACGCCGACGACGTCGACCTCTCCCACGGCATCTGCACAGACGTACGATAAGGGCGCGTTGAACTGGGGAATCAAGTCAACGTTCATCTCATACGTCTCTCGCTTCGGCACAGTCACTGCCGGTGATGGCGCAACAGGTACGTTCAGTTTTCCGCTGGCCAGTGGTCAAGACATTGATCTAGATGACCTTACGAGCCTCGCCTTTACTGGAAACGTCCATCTTTCGGCGCACGACGGGGTCCTTGATATCACTCTCTCGAACCTGAGCGTTGTCCAAGAAGAAGGTAAGTGGGTTCTCAAGGCCACGGCATCTTCTCGGAGCATGGGCACGGGTGAAATGGTTGAGTACGGAGAGATCGTTATTGCCGAACTCGACGGTATCAATGTTGCCGTGGACGACGACGTCGCCACGATCACCTTCGCAAGCGCCGTGCTGAGCGAAGCGGCTGTGCCCGTCTTCGGCTCCTACGCAGCTGGCACAGAAATGGATCTTCCGGCCATTACCCTCACAGCCGCTACGGCTCCCACCACCGAGCCAACCGAAGGACCCACCACCTCTGCACCAACCACCGCGCCAACCACGTCGGCACCCACCACGCCGGGCAACACCGCGTCAGCCACCCCGGCCCCGTCAGCAAGCTCGTCCGCCACGGATGTCAAGGAATGCACGGTTGATACCGCACAGACCCGAGTAACCTCCGGTTCCTTCTCATGGGGCATCAAGTCTTCTTTCACCACCTACATTCGCAGCTCCATTGCGAACGGTGGATGGACGCTGAGCGGCGCCACATGGAACGGCTCGAACTTCGGGTTCTCCGCTTCTGGTGGTCTCTACAACACGAGCACCCGCACTGGAACGCTGTACTACACGGGCTCAGTGCACTTCACGGGGCATGACGGCGTCTTGGACTTGACGATGTCCAACCCCACGCTGAAGATCTCGGGTAATTCGGCCACGCTTTCGATGATTGTCAAGGGAAGCGATATGGCTGGCACTGTCACCAACTATGGCACTGTGGCGATTGCGAATGTGACATTGTCAAACGTATCGGTCTCTGATTCGAAGCTCAGCTACTCCAGTTCATCGGTGGCGTTGACGTCCACGGGCGCCAAGGCGATGGCGGGGTTCTATTCAGAAGGCGAAGCCATGGATCTTCTTTCGGGTTCGGCTTCTTTGACGCCAAACAGCCAGTGCGATCCTGAGACGGGCGAGCTGAGCGTGTATGACGCATACGGCAACTTGGCCTATACGGGCACGAACACTGCTGGTGTCGCGCTCGCTGGTTTGCTCATGATCGGTCTGGGCGCGACCGCTCTGGTGGTTCGCCGCCGTGGAGCCAAGGCCTGA
- a CDS encoding Fur family transcriptional regulator has product MENENFDKMLRSAGLRVTAPRLATMTALASNPHTDADSILTSVRAQLGTASKQAVYDVLHTLSRHHIVRRVITDGHGSIYELEHHDNHHHLVCNECGRIEDVPCQTGHAPCMEPPEESGVTVHIAEVVYRGLCSSCTAKVRSEEAAS; this is encoded by the coding sequence GTGGAGAACGAGAACTTCGACAAGATGCTGCGCTCGGCCGGCCTGCGGGTGACCGCCCCCCGGCTAGCCACAATGACAGCTCTTGCTAGCAATCCCCACACCGATGCAGATTCCATACTCACTTCGGTGCGTGCACAGCTGGGCACAGCATCGAAGCAGGCCGTCTACGACGTGCTCCACACACTTTCCCGCCACCACATCGTCCGCCGCGTCATCACTGACGGACATGGCTCAATCTACGAACTGGAGCATCACGATAACCATCATCACCTGGTATGCAATGAATGCGGCCGAATCGAAGACGTCCCCTGTCAAACCGGACATGCACCTTGCATGGAACCACCCGAAGAAAGCGGGGTCACTGTCCACATAGCGGAAGTCGTGTACCGCGGCTTGTGCTCCTCTTGCACAGCAAAGGTGAGATCCGAGGAAGCCGCAAGCTGA